A window of Labrus mixtus unplaced genomic scaffold, fLabMix1.1 SCAFFOLD_247, whole genome shotgun sequence genomic DNA:
ctctctctctctgtctctctctctgtctctctctctctcttccctgtctctctctctctctctccctctcccctctctctgtctctctctctctctctctctctctcccctctctgtctctgtctctctctctctctgtctctctctctgtctctctctctgtctgtctctctctctctctctctatctccccctctctctgtctctctctctgtctctctctctctccctctctgtctctgtctctctctctctctgtctctctctctccctctctctctctctgtctctctctctccctctctctgtctctgtctctctctctctctgtctctctctctgtctctctctctctctctctccctctccccctctctctgtctctctgtctctctctccctctcccctctctctgtctctctctctctctccctctctctctctgtctctctgtctctctctctctccctctctctctctgtctctctctctctctctctctctccctctctctctctctctccctctctctctctctccccctctctctctgtctctctctctctctccctctctctctctctgtctctctctctgtctctctctctgtctctctctctctccctctctctctccccctctctctctctctctctctctctccctgtctctctctctctccctctccctctccccctctctctgtctctctctctctctctccctctctctgtctctctctctctctgtctctctctctgtctctctctctctccctctccccctctctctgtctctgtctctctctctgtctctctgtctctctctgtctctgtctctccctctctctgtctctgtctctctctctctctgtctctctctctgtctctctctctctctccctgtctctctctctctctctctctctctctccccctctctctgtctctctctctctctctctctctctctctccctctctctgtctctgtctctgtctctctctgtctctctctctgtctctctctctgtctctctctctctatctccccctctctctgtctctctctctgtctctctctctctccctctctgtctctgtctctctctctctctgtctctctctctccctctctctgtctctgtctctctctctctctctctgtctctctctctccctctctctgtctctgtctctctctctctctgtctctctctctgtctctctctctctctctccctctccccctctctctgtctctctgtctctctctccctctcccctctctctgtgtctctctctctctctctccctctctctctctgtctctctgtctctctctctctccctctctctctctgtctctctctgtctctctctctctctctccctctctctctctctctccctctctctctctctctccccctctctctctgtctctctctctctctccctctctctctctctgtctctctctctgtctctctctctgtctctccctctctctctctctctgtctctctctctgtctctctccctctctctgtctctgtctctctctctctctgtctctctctctctctctctctctctctccctgtctctctctctctctctctctctccctctccccctctctctgtctctctctctctctctctctctctctccctctctctgtctctgtctctctctctctctctgtctctctctctgtctctctctctctctctctcccttccttccccccttctctctgtctctctctctctctctctgtctctctctctctctccctctctctctctgtctctgtctctctctctctgtctctctctctctctctgtctctgtctctctctctctctgtctctctctctctctctctccctctccctctccccctctctctgtctctctctctctctctccctctctctgtctctgtctctgtctctctctgtctctctctctctctctccctctccccctctctctgtctctctctctctctctccctctctctctccctctctctctctctctctctccccctctctctctctctccctctctctctctctccccctctctctctgtctctctctctctctccctctcgctctccccctctctctctctcctctctctctccccctctctctctctctccctctctctctccccctctctctctctccctctctctctccccctctctctctctctccctctctctctgtctctctctctctctccctctctctctctctccctctctctccctctctcccctctctctctctctccctctctctctctctctctctccctctctctctctccccctccctctctctctctctctctctccccctctctctctctctccctctctctctctctccccctctctctctctccctctctctctctctctctctctctctcccctctctctctccccctctctctctctccctctctctctctctccccctctctctctctctctctctctcccccccccctctctctctctcagatccaGCAGGCTGCAGAGCGTCCAGAGAGAAACTTTGTGGACACTCGTCAGCTGAAGGTAAAATCACAAACTGCTTCACCTGCACGACCTTTGACCTCAGGTGAAGGTGAAGCACTCAGTCATTAGGAGCAGTGATTGAGCGTACACAGCGCCCCATGCAGGTGCGTACTGATGATGTGTATCTTGGCGTTCCAGGTGTGTGCGACCTGCTTCGACCTGTCCGTTAGCCTGCTGCGCGTGCTGGAGATGACGGTCACTCTGGTGCCTGAGATCTTCTTGGACTGGTCCCGCccctctgcagagctgctccTCAGACGACTCGCTCAGGTGAGTCATACGGCGAGGGGAGCGTCTTTAAACGCCACGCGAAGTTCAAAGAGCCGACACTGTGACATGATGAGTCTTGAAAAGTCTCGTTTGAAGATGCGGCacctgagtctgtgtgtctgtgtgtgtgtgtgtgtgtgtgtgtgtgtgtgtgtgtgtgtgtgtgtgtgtgtgtgtgtctgtctgtctgtctgtctgtctgtctgtctgtctgtctgtgtgtgtgtgtgtgtgtgatctgtgtcgtcctgcagctgctgaacCAGGTGTTGAACAGAGTGACCGCCGAGAAGAACCTGTTTGATCGAGTCGTCAACCTGAGACtgccaggtacacacacacacacacacagacacacacacacacacacagagacacacacacacacacacagacacacacacac
This region includes:
- the LOC132967156 gene encoding E3 ubiquitin-protein ligase RNF123-like; translated protein: MAELLSMDKDMAASFLNSVLNQLNWAFSEFIGMIQEIQQAAERPERNFVDTRQLKVCATCFDLSVSLLRVLEMTVTLVPEIFLDWSRPSAELLLRRLAQLLNQVLNRVTAEKNLFDRVVNLRLPGLESVDHYPILVAVTGILVRILVDGDRQG